One stretch of Candidatus Thermoplasmatota archaeon DNA includes these proteins:
- a CDS encoding PKD domain-containing protein, whose translation TWMFQFNDSIQTYRVAVFHTPASAPGEVVWNNITHVFGTEGTHRITLNISDALPPNQVWPHNVSQDISANVMANRVPMMTEISAFPSNPVMMDVSLGYVLVEFTVGTYDMDGDVLTVVWDFGDGSPSATNLSDGGPSVYYFVQNHNYTSTGNYNVTVTVSDGRTGHDVTKFLVLHVTSNDLPPTIMSWTSIPGSNAYVGEPITFTLVIADPEQDPIELVWNFTDGSSLVYVNLTEFVDGNTTSVVEHSFASAGAHEVKVQFTDNKDGLFNHIITSTYSIDVIPDDVSPVANAGMNLTVPPGTLVQFNGSGSHDNVNIVTYTWTFIYDGAPVTLTDPEPVFTFLIYGVYDVTLNVTDAAGNFDTATVRITVEPVIPEFPNALVPIVGILVLFIGAAIRRGSRED comes from the coding sequence CACATGGATGTTCCAGTTCAACGATTCGATTCAGACATATCGGGTCGCCGTGTTCCATACACCAGCCTCCGCTCCCGGCGAAGTGGTATGGAACAACATCACGCATGTATTCGGAACGGAGGGCACCCACAGAATCACCTTGAACATCAGCGATGCGCTCCCTCCGAACCAGGTGTGGCCTCACAATGTGTCTCAGGACATCAGTGCTAATGTGATGGCAAACAGGGTCCCGATGATGACGGAGATTTCTGCATTTCCATCGAATCCTGTTATGATGGACGTGTCGCTAGGGTATGTCCTGGTCGAATTCACGGTTGGGACCTACGACATGGACGGAGACGTTCTCACAGTTGTTTGGGACTTCGGGGATGGTTCCCCGAGCGCTACGAACCTGTCGGACGGGGGACCATCCGTCTATTACTTCGTCCAGAATCACAACTACACTAGCACCGGGAACTACAATGTCACAGTGACCGTAAGCGACGGACGGACCGGTCACGATGTCACCAAGTTCCTCGTGTTGCATGTTACTTCGAATGACCTTCCACCGACGATCATGAGCTGGACCTCGATTCCAGGAAGCAACGCATATGTTGGCGAGCCGATCACGTTCACGCTCGTTATAGCTGATCCTGAGCAAGACCCGATTGAGCTTGTCTGGAACTTCACTGATGGGAGCTCGCTTGTGTACGTGAACCTGACTGAGTTTGTGGATGGTAACACTACAAGTGTCGTCGAGCATTCATTTGCGTCTGCTGGAGCACATGAAGTCAAGGTGCAGTTCACCGATAACAAGGACGGTCTCTTTAATCACATCATCACGTCAACATATTCCATTGATGTGATCCCGGATGACGTGTCTCCGGTTGCCAACGCCGGAATGAACCTAACCGTGCCTCCCGGGACCTTGGTCCAGTTCAATGGGTCCGGCTCTCATGACAATGTGAACATTGTGACCTACACATGGACGTTCATCTACGATGGAGCACCGGTCACGCTTACTGATCCTGAACCGGTCTTCACATTCTTGATTTATGGTGTCTACGACGTCACCCTCAATGTGACAGATGCTGCGGGCAACTTTGACACAGCCACTGTGCGGATCACCGTCGAGCCGGTTATCCCAGAGTTCCCAAATGCGCTGGTTCCAATTGTCGGAATACTGGTGTTGTTCATCGGGGCTGCAATCAGGCGTGGATCAAGAGAAGACTAG
- a CDS encoding alanyl-tRNA editing protein — protein MTEMLYMKDVESNYIKEFDAKVIERGFDYVVLDRTAFYPLGGGQPSDTGWLEWPGGKAEVREVTKKEGVKHHLVQNPDIVPELVYGAINWERRYAHMRMHTAQHIVSGVVYDLYKARTVGNQLYHDRSRIDFAPVKFTDEMISDVERKCNEILASGAKVEICTTSRIELEKEVDVQRASLDLLPKSVQELRVVRIEQYDVCPCAGTHVRSLSELGNVKITKRENKGKDRERITYELV, from the coding sequence ATGACCGAGATGCTATACATGAAGGACGTCGAATCGAACTACATCAAGGAGTTCGATGCGAAGGTCATCGAGCGTGGGTTCGATTACGTAGTGCTTGACAGGACTGCCTTCTATCCGCTGGGGGGTGGACAGCCTTCTGACACCGGTTGGCTCGAATGGCCGGGCGGCAAGGCTGAGGTCAGAGAGGTGACCAAGAAGGAGGGCGTGAAGCACCATTTGGTTCAGAACCCAGACATCGTCCCCGAGCTAGTGTACGGCGCAATCAACTGGGAGCGAAGGTACGCCCATATGAGGATGCACACCGCACAGCACATAGTCTCTGGCGTCGTCTACGATCTCTACAAGGCCCGGACCGTGGGCAACCAGCTCTATCACGATCGCTCGAGAATAGATTTCGCACCTGTCAAGTTCACAGATGAGATGATATCCGACGTCGAGAGGAAGTGCAACGAGATACTCGCTTCCGGAGCAAAGGTCGAGATATGTACCACTTCTCGAATAGAACTCGAGAAGGAAGTCGATGTCCAAAGGGCCAGCCTCGATCTCCTGCCGAAGTCCGTCCAGGAACTTCGAGTTGTCAGGATTGAGCAGTATGATGTTTGTCCTTGCGCAGGCACCCATGTGCGCTCCCTTTCTGAGCTGGGCAATGTCAAGATCACCAAGCGCGAGAACAAGGGAAAGGATCGCGAGCGGATCACTTACGAGCTCGTCTAG